The window ATCTCCAGGAGTTTCTTCACCAGAGCTCCATACAGACTGGACTCGCTATTGTCCCTTACGGAATTGCTTTTTTCCTGGGACCATTGATGGTATCTAAAATAAAACGGTCTTCCCATACCCTGATTTATATTGGTCTAGGATTATTAATGGGAGGGTTTATCTTTAGTGCATTGTGTTTTTATTTACAGCAAAAACCTTCTTTCATCACAAATATTACTTTGTTTATAGCGGGTTTGGGACATGGGACTATTATGCCGGTGATGATGCGGACGGCCATTACTTTTACCAGCAAAGAAAAGGCTGGCCAGGCTTCAGGCCTGATAAGTATCGGAATACAAGTAGGAAGTGTAACCGGAGGCGCCGTAATTGGAACCTTATTTTTTAATCTGATTGAAATACTGGGTTTTCCAAAGGCCTTTGCTATATCCATCTTTATGATTGGAGCCGTTCAGGTAATAGGGATATTAATCAGCAGCAGATTACGTCAATATAGTAACACCTAATTTTTATCAATAATAAATTTTTAATCTCATGAATAACAAAGAAAAAATCACTAAAGAATTAAAAGATTTCTGTGAAAATATCGAAAAATGGTTTCAGGGGAATGAGAAGGATGCGAATGCTTTATCAAGAAAGATCCTTTCCGGATTCTCTCCTGAATTCAATATGATTAATGGAGACGGAAATCCTATTAGCCTAAACCTATTTTCAGAATGGCTTCCTACTGTTTTTGGGAAATTCCCAGATCGTAGTATACAGATCGAAAATGTAGAAATTCATTGTTCTGAGTATCATGGTCTGGCTACTTATACTGAAATTCAGATTACAGAAGGGATCATAAACCAACGAAAGGGCTCAGCCGTTTTCTTTTTTAAAGAAGAGAAAGCTTTATGGTTCCATCTGGTAGAAACCTGGATATAAAGGTAAGCGGACTGTTTTTTCAACAGTCCGTTCTATTTTTAACAATAATTATTTATCCTTTCGAAATACCTTCATTTTTCCAGCCATCATACTCAATAGAATTCCAAAACAGGCAAAAAGTCCGAAAGAATATCTTAAATCAAAACTTTCTGCAACATATCCAATCAAAGGCGGTCCAATCAGAAAGCCTAAGAATGAAATACTGGACACGAATGACAAGGCTATACTTGGGGCAACCGTATTGACTTTCCCAATGGTACTGTATACTGATGGTACACTTAAAGAAGCTCCAAGCCCAATAATCATAAAGGCAATAATACAAATCCATAACTCAGGAAAGAAAACGCTCAGGAAAAGGCCGAAACTCATCAGGATTCCACAGAACTGCAATACGGTTCTTTTTCCCAGCCTTTCAATGATCCTATTTCCAATAAACCGTCCTAAAGTCATCATTAAGATAAAACTTGTATACCCCAATATCACAAGACTTTTCGGTGCTTTTACAATCGTTTGAAAATACACTCCACTCCAGTCAAACATAGCTCCTTCAATCGCCATACTTAGAAATCCAATGATTCCTAATCCAACCAATGTTGGATTTACAGATTTAAAAATGGATTGCGTTTGCGGCTGAACTTTATGAATAATGTTGGTAAGGTTGCTCCTGCTATACATCCAGATCAGAGTGACGAGAATGAAAGTCAGCACAAAGTGATGAAAAGTTTCTATATGCAGATTAATCGTAAGCATTCCTACAAGCGCCCCTATCAATCCTGCAAAACACCAGGCTCCATGATAAGAAGATAACAGTGTTCTTTTGGTGATGGATTCTATTTCAATAGCCTGTGTATTGATTGCAATATTACACAGATTTCCTGTTACTCCAAAGAAAAACAGAACAGCTGCTAAAATCCAGTAAGACGGAGAAAGCCCTATCAGTAAAAGAAAGCCCGGGTACAGTAGGAAACAGCTTTTAATCATCGTACTGCTTCCATATCTGCTGATTAATTTCCCGGATAACATCATGGTAGAAAGCTGACCTATCGGCATCAGAAGCAAAAGGGTTCCAAGCTGGGCTTCATTGATAGAAAGGGCATCTTTAATAATGGGAATCCGGCTGGCCCATGACGAGAAAACAAGCCCGTGGGCAAAGAAAAGTAAAAAACAGGCCGTAGGCATTTTTGCATTGAATGATTCTCTATCGTGCATTAAAACAGTGTTTGATTAAAATTTCCGTTTGCGAAGTTAGCAACACTTAACGAATAAAATACATTCCATTTTTGATATTTTATATTCCATTTTAAACAATGCTTTTAAAAAGAAAAATTAACTGCTTACATTTGATCACCGGAATAAATTTGACAAATTATTAACCATTCTAAGAAGTCATCCCATTGTACAATGATAGAGATCAAGCCCAATTTTGAAGGATTATGTATTGAAAGATATACGATAAACAGCCTCTCTGAATTTCATACAAAAGCAGGAAACCTTAATAAACTCTTACTTTGTTTCGCATCAAACGGTACTTTGGATATTCAGATCAATGCTCTTCCTTTTTCCATACAAGCTAACTCTATCATTATGCTACTGCCTGATACAGACCTGGGTGATCTTTCCGGAAGTCTTGACCTTGAATTATCCGTATTTTTTATCTCTTTGGATTTCATTAGTACTTATAGTTTTCTAACGGTACTCTTAGCCAGTGATGAAATCAAATTCAATCCGGTCATGAAGGTTGAGTCCACAGCAAAAAAGCTCATTGGGTCCACCGTAAAATTAATTCAGGAATACAACTCCAAAACCAAGGAAGAAAGTACTGTAGAATCTGTACAATATTTGCTCTATGCACTCTTGGAAGTGGTTTCTAAACTGTATCTTCCGGTTATCAAAAATAACAGTCTCTTACAAACCAGAAGCCAGGGCATTATTGATCATTTTTTTGAATTATTGAATCAACATGGGCATCTGGAAAGAAGTGTATTATTTTATTCTGATCAGTTGCATTTTTCCCCTCAGTATTTAAGCAGTTTAATCAAAAAAGAAACCGGAAAGCCTATTAAGCAATGGATAAGTTATAGAGTGATCAAGCATGCTGAAGAGCTCCTCAAAACAACTTCATTATCCATTAAAGAAATCAGTAACCAGTTACAATTTGTAGATTCTTCCCTATTTTGCAGGTATTTCAGACGTTGTACAGGCATTACAGCCAATACATACAGAGAAAACTACAAGATTAAAAAATAAATGATTCCTCTTAAATAAAAATTCGTGTATTTGCGGCCGTTCACATAAAAACCGGTTGATTATTTTGTAATTTAGACCCCTCCAAAAAAGAAAACGAATGATGTCAGGGAAACCATTATTATTATCAACAGCATGTCTGCTATTGATCTATTGCAAAAAAGAAGAGACCATCAAACCTTCTATTTTTCGGGATACCATCCATCAAAAGGATACAGGATCTGCAACACCCAAACTTCAAGATAATTCTGCCATTGAAACTGTAAAATCATTTATGATCTGGTACAGAGACAATGAGGATAACCTCTCCCATTTCAATACCATAAAAGGCGGACCTCAGGAAAATGATCCTCCGACAGATTATTCTATAAATTTTGATCAGGTTGATAAAGAAATAGCCTTTATGAAAAGCAGCCATTTCCTATCTGAAAAGTTT of the Chryseobacterium capnotolerans genome contains:
- a CDS encoding MFS transporter, with the protein product MHDRESFNAKMPTACFLLFFAHGLVFSSWASRIPIIKDALSINEAQLGTLLLLMPIGQLSTMMLSGKLISRYGSSTMIKSCFLLYPGFLLLIGLSPSYWILAAVLFFFGVTGNLCNIAINTQAIEIESITKRTLLSSYHGAWCFAGLIGALVGMLTINLHIETFHHFVLTFILVTLIWMYSRSNLTNIIHKVQPQTQSIFKSVNPTLVGLGIIGFLSMAIEGAMFDWSGVYFQTIVKAPKSLVILGYTSFILMMTLGRFIGNRIIERLGKRTVLQFCGILMSFGLFLSVFFPELWICIIAFMIIGLGASLSVPSVYSTIGKVNTVAPSIALSFVSSISFLGFLIGPPLIGYVAESFDLRYSFGLFACFGILLSMMAGKMKVFRKDK
- a CDS encoding helix-turn-helix domain-containing protein, translating into MIEIKPNFEGLCIERYTINSLSEFHTKAGNLNKLLLCFASNGTLDIQINALPFSIQANSIIMLLPDTDLGDLSGSLDLELSVFFISLDFISTYSFLTVLLASDEIKFNPVMKVESTAKKLIGSTVKLIQEYNSKTKEESTVESVQYLLYALLEVVSKLYLPVIKNNSLLQTRSQGIIDHFFELLNQHGHLERSVLFYSDQLHFSPQYLSSLIKKETGKPIKQWISYRVIKHAEELLKTTSLSIKEISNQLQFVDSSLFCRYFRRCTGITANTYRENYKIKK
- a CDS encoding DUF3828 domain-containing protein; protein product: MMSGKPLLLSTACLLLIYCKKEETIKPSIFRDTIHQKDTGSATPKLQDNSAIETVKSFMIWYRDNEDNLSHFNTIKGGPQENDPPTDYSINFDQVDKEIAFMKSSHFLSEKFLAAYRQNYVEGDEYFKKNPANDGPPHGFDYDYFFKTQDDYQSDVRDIEAVKFTVKQISSQLSYVQFHLKNSGMTYQYILSKNKDHQWQIDSIENISK